The following proteins are encoded in a genomic region of Lactiplantibacillus plantarum:
- the ybaK gene encoding Cys-tRNA(Pro) deacylase — translation MSKKKKKDQLGKTLVEKILDKANISYQQYEFPTETEGDVQQLQVDHLGVDEHHIYKTLALIGNKTGPVVGVLPLDEHLSYKKLAKLSGNKKVGMIPLKDLERTTGYQHGANTPVGIWETKKFPIYLDETAKQQGKILVSSGKIGRSIEIDADDLRKLVHGTFGPITE, via the coding sequence ATGTCAAAAAAGAAGAAAAAAGATCAATTAGGTAAAACACTTGTTGAAAAGATTTTGGATAAAGCAAATATCAGCTATCAACAATATGAATTCCCAACCGAAACGGAAGGCGACGTTCAACAATTACAAGTCGACCACCTCGGTGTTGACGAACATCATATCTACAAGACCTTAGCGCTGATTGGTAACAAGACCGGTCCCGTCGTCGGCGTCTTGCCGTTAGATGAGCACCTCAGCTATAAAAAATTGGCTAAGCTATCCGGCAACAAAAAAGTTGGCATGATTCCATTAAAGGACTTGGAACGGACTACCGGATACCAACACGGCGCCAACACACCAGTTGGTATTTGGGAAACTAAGAAGTTTCCCATCTACTTAGACGAGACCGCTAAGCAGCAAGGTAAGATTCTCGTATCTTCGGGTAAAATCGGGCGTTCAATTGAAATCGACGCTGATGATCTACGCAAGCTCGTGCACGGCACTTTTGGTCCAATAACGGAGTAG
- a CDS encoding GntR family transcriptional regulator produces the protein MADLVYQQVINDLNKRIMANEFVDKKLPDERSLSEQYQVSRSSIKRALNVLANKGLIFKKRGSGTFINPLYLKNQSSFKYEGTNLGITDSLNTEGAKPSIQLLDFRVIPASQELQQDLFLTADEFVYEIKRLRLLDDQPFMIESGYIPIKLVPQLNRQVVSGSIFNYVQKTLHAAVTKSFLSIAADASNTTDQELLHLQPNEPVGLMSGIFFLDDGTPFEVSNMRLHYQYMKYTTFVSTNS, from the coding sequence ATGGCTGACCTAGTTTATCAACAAGTCATCAATGATCTCAATAAACGGATCATGGCGAATGAATTTGTTGATAAGAAGCTTCCAGATGAACGTAGTCTTAGCGAACAGTATCAGGTAAGTCGTAGCTCGATTAAGCGCGCGCTTAACGTGCTAGCCAATAAGGGCCTGATTTTCAAGAAGCGGGGTTCGGGAACGTTCATTAATCCATTATATCTTAAAAATCAATCTTCGTTTAAGTATGAAGGAACTAACCTAGGAATTACGGACAGTTTAAATACTGAGGGTGCTAAGCCCAGTATTCAATTATTAGACTTTCGCGTCATTCCTGCAAGTCAAGAGTTGCAACAAGACTTATTTTTAACTGCTGACGAGTTTGTTTATGAAATCAAACGGCTGCGATTACTGGATGACCAGCCTTTCATGATTGAAAGTGGCTATATTCCAATCAAGCTTGTGCCCCAGTTGAACCGACAAGTGGTCAGTGGATCGATCTTTAATTACGTGCAAAAGACCTTGCACGCCGCAGTGACCAAATCATTCTTATCGATTGCGGCCGATGCGTCCAATACGACTGATCAAGAGTTGCTACATTTGCAGCCGAATGAACCGGTGGGCCTGATGAGTGGGATCTTCTTTTTAGATGATGGGACACCCTTTGAAGTGTCTAATATGCGATTACATTATCAATATATGAAGTATACAACGTTTGTGTCAACGAATAGTTAG
- a CDS encoding alpha/beta hydrolase — protein MALIRINFMAASLHRTVPLMVCLPTDKLVPDEQGVPRPIQGPFATLYLLHGILGSEVDWISGTRIQRWADERNLAVVMPAGENSFYTDHPWSGETYSQFIGQELIDFTRRTFPLSHQRDQTFIGGLSMGGYGALYNGLKFHDTFGAIVSLSAGLNVRPGMEKLPAKPQWFAETVAYQHGVFGPDLAAAGHSELNLQVLVTNLLAAHVVLPAIFMAIGDQDGLKSANDEFDHFLTTKKVSHEYLVGSGAHEWDFWDRYLLKALNWLPLTNQGAGVNSGHIKAN, from the coding sequence ATGGCACTGATTCGTATTAATTTTATGGCGGCTAGTTTACACCGGACCGTTCCCCTGATGGTGTGTTTACCAACTGATAAATTGGTCCCAGATGAGCAGGGCGTGCCGCGCCCGATTCAGGGTCCGTTTGCCACCCTGTACTTATTGCACGGTATCTTAGGTAGTGAAGTCGACTGGATTAGTGGCACACGAATCCAGCGCTGGGCCGACGAACGGAACCTGGCTGTCGTGATGCCAGCGGGCGAGAATAGTTTCTATACTGATCATCCTTGGTCTGGGGAGACGTATAGTCAATTTATTGGTCAGGAATTGATTGATTTTACACGCCGGACGTTTCCACTATCACACCAGCGTGACCAAACTTTTATTGGCGGATTATCAATGGGTGGTTACGGGGCGCTGTATAACGGACTAAAATTTCACGATACTTTTGGGGCCATTGTGAGTTTATCAGCCGGACTGAATGTGCGACCCGGAATGGAAAAGTTACCGGCAAAGCCTCAGTGGTTTGCGGAAACAGTCGCATATCAGCATGGCGTTTTTGGCCCAGATCTAGCAGCTGCTGGTCATTCGGAATTAAACCTGCAAGTGCTCGTAACTAATTTACTGGCAGCTCACGTCGTTTTACCCGCGATTTTTATGGCGATTGGCGATCAGGACGGCTTAAAGTCAGCGAATGATGAATTTGATCATTTTCTAACGACCAAAAAAGTTTCGCATGAATATTTGGTCGGTTCTGGAGCGCACGAGTGGGATTTCTGGGACCGCTATCTATTAAAAGCACTGAACTGGTTGCCACTAACTAATCAGGGCGCCGGTGTTAATTCTGGGCATATTAAAGCTAATTGA
- a CDS encoding phosphoketolase family protein produces MTTDYSSPAYLQKVDKYWRAANYLSVGQLYLKDNPLLQRPLKASDVKVHPIGHWGTIAGQNFIYAHLNRVINKYGLKMFYVEGPGHGGQVMVSNSYLDGTYTDIYPEITQDVEGMQKLFKQFSFPGGVASHAAPETPGSIHEGGELGYSISHGVGAILDNPDEIAAVVVGDGESETGPLATSWQSTKFINPINDGAVLPILNLNGFKISNPTIFGRTSDAKIKEYFESMNWEPIFVEGDDPEKVHPALAKAMDEAVEKIKAIQKHARENDDATLPVWPMIVFRAPKGWTGPKSWDGDKIEGSFRAHQIPIPVDQNDMEHADALVDWLESYQPKELFNEDGSLKDDIKEIIPTGDSRMAANPITNGGVDPKALNLPNFRDYAVDTSKEGANVKQDMIVWSDYLRDVIKKNPDNFRLFGPDETMSNRLYGVFETTNRQWMEDIHPDSDQYEAPAGRVLDAQLSEHQAEGWLEGYVLTGRHGLFASYEAFLRVVDSMLTQHFKWLRKANELDWRKKYPSLNIIAASTVFQQDHNGYTHQDPGALTHLAEKKPEYIREYLPADANTLLAVGDVIFRSQEKINYVVTSKHPRQQWFSIEEAKQLVDNGLGIIDWASTDQGSEPDIVFAAAGTEPTLETLAAIQLLHDSFPEMKIRFVNVVDILKLRSPEKDPRGLSDAEFDHYFTKDKPVVFAFHGYEDLVRDIFFDRHNHNLYVHGYRENGDITTPFDVRVMNQMDRFDLAKSAIAAQPAMENTGAAFVQSMDNMLAKHNAYIRDAGTDLPEVNDWQWKGLK; encoded by the coding sequence ATGACAACAGATTACTCATCACCAGCATATTTGCAAAAAGTTGATAAGTACTGGCGTGCTGCCAACTACTTATCAGTTGGTCAACTTTATTTAAAAGATAATCCACTATTACAACGGCCATTGAAGGCCAGTGACGTTAAGGTTCATCCAATTGGTCACTGGGGGACGATTGCCGGTCAAAACTTTATCTATGCCCATCTTAACCGGGTCATCAACAAGTACGGTTTGAAGATGTTCTACGTTGAAGGTCCAGGTCATGGTGGTCAAGTGATGGTTTCAAACTCTTACCTTGACGGTACTTACACCGATATTTATCCAGAAATTACGCAGGATGTTGAAGGGATGCAAAAGCTCTTTAAGCAATTCTCATTCCCAGGTGGGGTTGCTTCCCATGCGGCACCTGAAACACCCGGTTCAATCCATGAAGGTGGCGAACTTGGTTACTCAATTTCACACGGGGTTGGGGCAATTCTTGACAATCCTGACGAGATCGCCGCGGTTGTTGTTGGTGATGGGGAATCCGAAACGGGTCCATTAGCAACTTCATGGCAATCAACGAAGTTCATTAACCCAATCAACGACGGGGCTGTTTTACCAATCTTGAACTTAAATGGTTTTAAGATTTCTAACCCAACGATTTTTGGTCGGACTTCTGATGCTAAGATTAAGGAATACTTCGAAAGCATGAATTGGGAACCAATCTTCGTTGAAGGTGACGATCCTGAAAAGGTTCACCCAGCCTTAGCTAAGGCCATGGATGAAGCCGTTGAAAAGATCAAGGCAATCCAGAAGCATGCTCGCGAAAATGACGATGCGACATTGCCAGTATGGCCAATGATCGTCTTCCGCGCACCTAAGGGCTGGACTGGTCCGAAGTCATGGGACGGTGATAAGATCGAAGGTTCATTCCGTGCTCATCAAATTCCGATTCCTGTTGATCAAAATGACATGGAACATGCGGATGCTTTAGTTGATTGGCTCGAATCATATCAACCAAAAGAACTCTTCAATGAAGATGGCTCTTTGAAGGATGATATTAAAGAAATTATTCCTACTGGGGACAGTCGGATGGCTGCTAACCCAATCACCAATGGTGGGGTCGATCCGAAAGCCTTGAACTTACCAAACTTCCGTGATTATGCGGTCGATACGTCCAAAGAAGGCGCGAATGTTAAGCAAGATATGATCGTTTGGTCAGACTATTTGCGGGATGTCATCAAGAAGAATCCTGATAACTTCCGGTTGTTCGGACCTGATGAAACCATGTCTAACCGCTTATATGGTGTCTTCGAAACCACTAATCGTCAATGGATGGAAGACATTCATCCAGATAGTGACCAATATGAAGCACCAGCTGGCCGGGTCTTAGATGCTCAGTTATCTGAACACCAAGCTGAAGGTTGGTTAGAAGGTTACGTCTTAACTGGACGTCATGGGTTATTTGCCAGTTATGAAGCCTTCCTACGCGTTGTGGACTCAATGTTGACGCAACACTTCAAGTGGTTACGTAAAGCCAATGAACTTGATTGGCGTAAAAAGTACCCATCACTTAACATTATCGCGGCTTCAACTGTATTCCAACAAGACCATAATGGTTATACCCACCAAGATCCAGGTGCATTAACTCATTTGGCCGAAAAGAAACCAGAATACATTCGCGAATATTTACCAGCCGATGCCAACACGTTATTAGCTGTCGGTGACGTCATTTTCCGGAGCCAAGAAAAGATCAACTACGTGGTTACGTCAAAACACCCACGTCAACAATGGTTCAGCATTGAAGAAGCTAAGCAATTAGTTGACAATGGTCTTGGTATCATTGATTGGGCAAGTACGGACCAAGGTAGCGAACCAGACATTGTCTTTGCAGCTGCTGGGACGGAACCAACGCTTGAAACGTTGGCTGCCATCCAATTACTACACGACAGTTTCCCAGAGATGAAGATTCGTTTCGTGAACGTGGTCGACATCTTGAAGTTACGTAGTCCTGAAAAGGATCCGCGGGGCTTGTCAGATGCTGAGTTTGACCATTACTTTACTAAGGACAAACCAGTGGTCTTTGCTTTCCACGGTTACGAAGACTTAGTTCGTGACATCTTCTTTGATCGTCACAACCATAACTTATACGTCCACGGTTACCGTGAAAATGGTGATATTACCACACCATTCGACGTACGGGTCATGAACCAGATGGACCGCTTCGACTTAGCTAAGTCGGCAATTGCGGCGCAACCAGCAATGGAAAACACTGGTGCGGCCTTCGTTCAATCCATGGATAATATGCTTGCTAAACACAATGCCTATATCCGGGATGCCGGAACTGACTTGCCAGAAGTTAATGATTGGCAATGGAAGGGTTTAAAATAA